Proteins from a genomic interval of Lolium perenne isolate Kyuss_39 chromosome 1, Kyuss_2.0, whole genome shotgun sequence:
- the LOC127307617 gene encoding chitinase 8 gives MARFAAFAVCAAALLLAVAAGGAAAQGVGSVITQSVYDTMLPNRDNTLCASGFYTYDAFIAAAAAFPSFGTTGSADDVKRELAAFFGQTSHETTGGTQGAADQFEWGYCFKEEITPTSPPYQGRGPIQLTGQSNYQLAGDAIGEDLVGNPDLVAQDPVVSFKTAIWFWTTPQGNKPSCQDVAVNRWTPTAADTAAGRVPGYGVITNIINGGLECGTGPNVDRNVDRIGYYTRYCGILGTDAGDNLDCYNQQNFAQA, from the exons ATGGCGAGGTTCGCTGCGTTCGCCGTGTGCGCGGCCGCGCTCCTTCTCGCCGTGGCTGCGGGAGGCGCCGCGGCGCAGGGCGTCGGTTCGGTCATCACGCAGTCGGTGTACGACACTATGCTGCCCAACCGCGACAACACGCTGTGCGCCAGCGGGTTCTACACCTACGACGCCtttatcgccgccgccgccgccttcccgtCGTTCGGCACCACAGGCAGCGCGGACGATGTGAAGCGCGAGCTCGCCGCCTTCTTCGGCCAGACCTCCCACGAGACCACCG GAGGGACGCAAGGCGCTGCCGACCAGTTCGAATGGGGCTACTGCTTCAAGGAAGAGATAACCCCAACGTCTCCGCCCTACCAAGGACGCGGACCCATCCAATTGACCGG GCAGTCCAACTACCAGCTCGCCGGGGACGCCATCGGAGAGGACCTCGTGGGCAACCCTGACCTGGTGGCGCAGGACCCGGTGGTGTCCTTTAAAACGGCCATATGGTTCTGGACGACGCCGCAGGGCAACAAGCCCTCTTGCCAGGACGTCGCCGTCAACCGCTGGACGCCGACGGCCGCCGATACCGCTGCGGGGCGGGTGCCCGGATACGGCGTGATCACCAACATCATCAACGGCGGGCTGGAGTGCGGCACGGGCCCGAACGTCGACAGGAACGTCGACCGTATCGGCTACTACACGCGCTACTGTGGCATCCTCGGCACGGACGCCGGGGACAACCTCGACTGTTATAACCAGCAGAACTTCGCCCAAGCCTAG